One window from the genome of Bacillus rossius redtenbacheri isolate Brsri chromosome 10, Brsri_v3, whole genome shotgun sequence encodes:
- the LOC134536350 gene encoding TAL effector protein Brg11-like, whose product MSSGQSFPSLHSFKSLHGLQGLHGLQGLHGLQGLHGLQGLHGLQGLQGLQGLQGLHGLQGLHGLQGLHGLQGLHGLQGLHGLQGLHGLQGLHGLQGLHGLQGLHGLQGLHGLQGLHGLQNLQGLQTLHGLQSLHGLQSLHGFKSLQRLCRLCRLLQALEDVYTLHALQTLEAVQAPEAVQAPEAVQAPEAVQAPEAVQAPEAVQAPEAVQAPEAVQAPEAVQAPEAVQALEAVQAVQVLKIVQALEAVQAVQALQAVEAALEAVQAPEAVQAPEAVQAPEAVQAPEAVQAPEAVQALEAVQAVQVLKIVQALEAVQAVQALQAVEAALEAVQALEAVQALEAVQALEAVQALEAVQALEAVQATEAVQATEAVQAPEAVQAPEAVQAPEAVQAPETVQFPEAVQAPEAVQFPEAVQFPEAVQAPEAVQAPEAVQAPEAVQAPEAVQAPEAVQALEAVQAVQVLKIVQALEAALEAVQAVQAVQALDAVQALEAVQALEAVQFPEAVQFPEAVQAPEAVQAPEAVQAPEAVQAPEAVQAPEAVQALEAVQAVQVLKIVQALEAALEAVQAVQAVQALDAVQALEAVQALEAVQALEAVQALEAVQALEAVQALEAVKALEAVQATEAVQAPEAVQAPEAVQAPEAVQAPEAVQAPEAVQAPEAVQAPEAVQAPEAVQAPEAVQAPEAVQAPEAVQAPEAVQAPEAVQAPEAVQAPEAVQAPEAVQAPEAVQAQEAVQAPEAVQAPEAVQAPEAVQAPEAVQALEAVQAVQVLKIVQALEAALEAVQAKQAVEALEAVEAVQAALEAVQAVEAVEALEAALEAVQALEAVQALEAVQALEAVQALEAVQAVQALEAVQAVQAVQAVEVVQALEAALEAVQAVQVLKIVQALEAAQAVQALEAVQALEAVQAVQALEAVQAVQVLKIVQALEAAQAVQALEAVQALEAVIS is encoded by the exons ATGAGTTCTG GGCAGAGCTTCCCGAGCCTGCACAGCTTCAAAAGCCTGCACGGCCTCCAGGGCCTGCACGGCCTCCAGGGCCTGCACGGCCTCCAGGGCCTGCACGGCCTCCAGGGCCTGCACGGCCTCCAGGGCCTGCAGGGCCTCCAGGGCCTGCAGGGCCTGCACGGCCTCCAGGGCCTGCACGGCCTCCAGGGCCTGCACGGCCTCCAGGGCCTGCACGGCCTCCAGGGCCTGCACGGCCTCCAGGGCCTGCACGGCCTCCAGGGCCTGCACGGCCTCCAGGGCCTGCACGGCCTCCAGGGCCTGCACGGCCTCCAGGGCCTGCACGGCCTCCAGGGCCTGCACGGCCTCCAGAACCTGCAGGGCCTCCAGACCCTGCACGGCCTCCAGAGCCTGCACGGCCTCCAGAGCCTGCACGGCTTCAAGAGCCTGCAGAGGCTGTGCAGGCTCTGCAGGCTGT TGCAGGCTCTGGAGGATGTGTATACTCTGCATGCATTGCAGACTCTGGAGGCCGTGCAGGCTCCGGAGGCCGTGCAGGCTCCGGAGGCCGTGCAGGCTCCGGAGGCCGTGCAGGCTCCGGAGGCCGTGCAGGCTCCGGAGGCCGTGCAGGCTCCGGAGGCGGTGCAGGCTCCGGAGGCTGTGCAGGCTCCGGAGGCCGTGCAGGCTCCGGAGGCCGTGCAGGCTCTGGAAGCTGTGCAAGCTGTGCAGGTTTTGAAGAttgtgcaggctctggaggctgtgcaggctgtGCAGGCTCTGCAGGCTgtggaggct gctctggaggctgtgcaggctccGGAGGCCGTGCAGGCTCCGGAGGCGGTGCAGGCTCCGGAGGCTGTGCAGGCTCCGGAGGCCGTGCAGGCTCCGGAGGCCGTGCAGGCTCTGGAAGCTGTGCAAGCTGTGCAGGTTTTGAAGAttgtgcaggctctggaggctgtgcaggctgtGCAGGCTCTGCAGGCTgtggaggct gctctggaggccGTGCAGGCTCTGGAGGCCGTGCAGGCTCTGGAGGCCGTGCAGGCTCTGGAGGCCGTGCAGGCTCTGGAGGCCGTGCAGGCTCTGGAGGCCGTGCAGGCAACGGAGGCCGTGCAGGCAACGGAGGCCGTGCAGGCTCCGGAGGCCGTGCAGGCTCCGGAAGCCGTGCAGGCTCCGGAGGCCGTGCAGGCTCCGGAGACCGTGCAGTTTCCGGAGGCGGTGCAGGCTCCGGAGGCCGTGCAGTTTCCGGAGGCGGTGCAGTTTCCGGAGGCGGTGCAGGCTCCGGAGGCCGTGCAGGCTCCGGAGGCCGTGCAGGCTCCGGAGGCCGTGCAGGCTCCGGAGGCCGTGCAGGCTCCGGAGGCCGTGCAGGCTCTGGAAGCTGTGCAAGCTGTGCAGGTTTTGAAGAttgtgcaggctctggaggct gctctggaggctgtgcaggctgtGCAGGCCGTGCAGGCTCTGGACGCCGTGCAGGCTTTGGAGGCCGTGCAGGCTCTGGAGGCCGTGCAGTTTCCGGAGGCGGTGCAGTTTCCGGAGGCGGTGCAGGCTCCGGAGGCCGTGCAGGCTCCGGAGGCCGTGCAGGCTCCGGAGGCCGTGCAGGCTCCGGAGGCCGTGCAGGCTCCGGAGGCCGTGCAGGCTCTGGAAGCTGTGCAAGCTGTGCAGGTTTTGAAGAttgtgcaggctctggaggct gctctggaggctgtgcaggctgtGCAGGCCGTGCAGGCTCTGGACGCCGTGCAGGCTTTGGAGGCCGTGCAGGCTCTGGAGGCCGTGCAGGCTCTGGAGGCCGTGCAGGCTCTGGAGGCCGTGCAGGCTCTGGAGGCCGTGCAGGCTCTGGAGGCCGTGAAGGCTCTGGAGGCCGTGCAG GCAACGGAGGCCGTGCAGGCTCCGGAGGCCGTGCAGGCTCCGGAGGCCGTGCAGGCTCCGGAGGCCGTGCAGGCTCCGGAGGCCGTGCAGGCTCCGGAGGCCGTGCAGGCTCCGGAGGCCGTGCAGGCTCCGGAGGCGGTGCAGGCTCCGGAGGCCGTGCAGGCTCCGGAGGCGGTGCAGGCTCCGGAGGCGGTGCAGGCTCCGGAGGCGGTGCAGGCTCCGGAGGCGGTGCAGGCTCCGGAGGCGGTGCAGGCTCCGGAGGCGGTGCAGGCTCCGGAGGCGGTGCAGGCTCCGGAGGCGGTGCAGGCTCCGGAGGCCGTGCAGGCTCAGGAGGCCGTGCAGGCTCCGGAGGCCGTGCAGGCTCCGGAGGCCGTGCAGGCTCCGGAGGCCGTGCAGGCTCCGGAGGCCGTGCAAGCTCTGGAGGCTGTGCAAGCTGTGCAGGTTTTGAAGAttgtgcaggctctggaggct gctctggaggctgtgcaggctaAGCAGGCTGTGGAGGCTCTGGAGGCTGtggaggctgtgcaggct gctctggaggctgtgcaggctgtGGAGGCTGTGGaggctctggaggct gctctggaggctgtgcaggcCCTGGAGGCCGTGCAGGCCCTGGAGGCCGTGCAGGCCCTGGAGGCCGTGCAGGCTCTGGAGGCCGTGCaggctgtgcaggctctggaggctgtgcaggctgtGCAGGCTGTGCAGGCTGTGGAGGttgtgcaggctctggaggct gctctggaAGCTGTGCAAGCTGTGCAGGTTTTGAAGAttgtgcaggctctggaggctgCGCAGGCTGTGCAAGCTCTGGAAGCTGTGCAGGCTCTGGAAGCTGTGCAAGCTGTGCAG gctctggaAGCTGTGCAAGCTGTGCAGGTTTTGAAGAttgtgcaggctctggaggctgCGCAGGCTGTGCAAGCTCTGGAAgctgtgcaggctctggaggct GTTATTAgctag
- the LOC134536185 gene encoding lipoyl synthase, mitochondrial, with the protein MLTSKVGLLTFGRNIKAVRLKHGALPPGPGLEEFLGEAPPRDWSDYEGRLRRERGEAGRLPLPPWLKTRIPTGHNYGRIRDQLRQLNLHTVCEEARCPNIGECWGGGEHGTATATIMLLGDTCTRGCRFCSVKTSRAPPPPDPDEPRNTAAAIASWGLDYVVLTSVDRDDLADGGAGHLALTVREIKKQRPAVLVECLAPDFRGDPAAVRAVAQSGLDVFAHNIETVEALTPHVRDPRARYRQSLGVLEAAKQVRADLVTKSSVMLGLGETDQQVRQTLADLRAAGVDCVTLGQYMQPSKRHLKVVEYVTPDKFRHWEGVGRELGFLYTASGPLVRSSYKAGEFFVASVLRARRASSA; encoded by the exons ATGTTGACGTCTAAAGTTGGGTTATTAACATTTGGAAGAAATATAAAG GCGGTGCGGCTGAAGCACGGCGCACTCCCGCCCGGCCCGGGCCTCGAGGAGTTCCTGGGAGAGGCCCCGCCACGAGACTGGAGCGACTACGAGGGGCGGCTGCGCCGGGAGAGGGGGGAGGCGGGGCGACTCCCGCTGCCTCCGTGGCTCAAGACGCGCATCCCCACGGGGCACAACTACGGCCGCATACGGGACCAGCTGCGGCAGCTGAACCTGCACACGGTGTGCGAGGAGGCGCGCTGCCCCAACATCGGCGAGTGCTGGGGTGGCGGCGAGCACGGCACTGCCACTGCGACAATCATG CTGCTGGGCGACACGTGCACCCGGGGCTGCAGGTTCTGCTCCGTGAAGACGTCACGGGCCCCGCCCCCTCCCGACCCCGATGAGCCGCGCAACACGGCCGCCGCCATCGCCTCCTGGGGGCTGGACTACGTGGTGCTCACGTCCGTGGACAGAGACG ATCTGGCGGACGGCGGGGCCGGCCACTTAGCGCTCACCGTCCGGGAGATCAAGAAGCA GCGCCCGGCCGTGCTGGTGGAGTGCCTGGCGCCAGACTTCAGGGGCGACCCCGCGGCCGTGCGCGCCGTCGCGCAGTCCGGCCTCGACGTGTTCGCACACAACATAGAGACGGTGGAGGCGCTGACACCTCACGTACGCGACCCGCGCGCTCGCTACAG gCAGTCGCTGGGCGTGCTGGAGGCGGCGAAGCAGGTCCGCGCGGACCTGGTCACCAAGTCCTCCGTGATGCTGGGGCTGGGCGAGACGGACCAGCAGGTGCGACAGACACTCGCAG ACCTGCGGGCGGCCGGAGTGGACTGCGTGACGCTGGGCCAGTACATGCAGCCCTCCAAGAGACACCTCAAGGTCGTGGAGTACGTCACCCCTGACAAGTTCCGCCACTGGGAGGGGGTGGGGCGTGAGCTGGGGTTCCTCTACACGGCCAGCGGGCCGCTGGTGCGCAGCTCCTACAAGGCGGGGGAGTTCTTCGTGGCGAGCGTGCTGCGCGCGCGTAGGGCCTCCAGCGCCTGA